The following nucleotide sequence is from bacterium.
CCCGCTGCTCGTCGCCGCCTGCCGTGGTCACCACGAAGGCCCCGGCGAGGCCGCGACGTCCCGCCCGCCCGACGCCGCGATCGCCGCGCGCGCGAGCGCGGAGCGCACCGCGCTCGCCGGCCTCGGCGGCACGCCCGAGGCCGAGAAGCAGGTCCTCTTCGGCGACCTCCACGTCCACACCACGTTCTCCGCCGACGCCTTCATGCGCAGCCTGCCGATGCTCCAGGGCGAGGGCGCGCATCCGCCGGCCGACGCCTGCGACTTCGCGCGCTACTGCTCCGCGCTCGACTTCTGGAGCATCAACGACCACGCCGAGGCGCTCACCCCGCAGCACTGGCAGGAGACGAAGGACGCCATCCGCCAGTGCAACGCCGTCGCCGGCGACCCGAAGAACCCCGACCTGGTCTCGTTCCTCGGCTGGGAGTGGACGCAGGTGGGGCAGACGCCCGACGACCACTACGGCCACAAGAACGTCGTCCTGCGCCACACCGACGACGACAAGATCCCGACCCGCCCCATCGCCGCGCTGAGCCCGCAGCTGATCGGGGCGCTGCGCCGCCGCCCCCCGCTGTGGCAGCGCGTCCAGTTCCCCCTGCTCGACTGGCAGAACCGCCAGCGCTACCTCGACCTCGGCGTCTTCATCGAGGAGGTACGCGCCACCCCGATCTGCCCCGAGGGCGTCGACGTCCACGATCTCCCCGCCGACTGCCTCGAGTCCGCGAACACCCCGCGCGAGCTGTTCGAGAAGCTCGCCCAGTGGCACCACGAGGCGATCGTGATCCCGCACGGCAACACGTGGGGCTTCTACACGCCGCCGGGCTCGAGCTGGGACAAGCAGCTCGTCGGCGACCAGCACGATCCCACCCGCCAGACGCTCATCGAGGTCTACTCCGGCCACGGCAATTCGGAGGAGTACCGTGCCTGGGAGACGGAGGGCCTCGACGCGCAGGGCAATCCCGTGTGTCCCGCACCGACGAAGGAGTATCTGCCGTGCTGCTGGCAGGCCGGCGAGCTGATCCGCCGGCGCTGCGGCGACATCCCCGCCGCGGAGTGCGAGCAGCGCGTGGTCGACGCGCAGCGGAACTTCATCCAGGCCGGCGTCGCCGGCCGGCAGACGCAGCCGTGGGCGACGGCCGAGGAGTGGCTCGACTGCGGCCAGTGCCGTGACTGCTTCCTGCCCGCCTTCAACACGCGCCCGAAGAGCTCGGCCCAGTACGCGCTCGCGATCTCGAACTTCGACGATCCCACGAAGAGCCCGCGCCGCTTCCGCTTCGGCTTCATCGGCTCGAGCGACAACCACTCCGCGCGCGGCGGCACCGGCTACAAGGAGTTCGGCCGGCGCATCAACACCGAGGCCGCCGGCGCCCGCGACGCCGCCTGGCAGGCGCGCGTGATGGGCACGCCGCCGCCGCCCGCGGACGTGTCGCGGCCCTTCGTCCTGACCCAGCCCGGCGACGAGGACGGCCCCATGGCCTTCCAGATCCTCGACATGGAGCGGCAGGCGTCGTTCTTCATGACCGGCGGACTCGTCGCCGTCCACGCCGCCGGCCGCGACCGCGACAGCATCTGGGACGGCCTCCAGCGGCGCGAGGTCTACGCGACCAGCGGGCCGCGCATCCTCCTGTGGTTCGACCTCCTGAACGCCCCGAGCGGCGTCGCGCCGATGGGCTCGGAGGTGACGCTCGCGGAAGCGCCGCGCTTCCGCGTACGCGCGAGCGGCGCATTCGTACAGCAGCCCGGCTGCCCCGACTGGGCCGCCGAGCGGATCGGCGCCGAGCGCCTGGAGCACCTCTGCCGCGGCGAGTGCTACAACCCCGGCGACGCACGCCACCGCATCACCCGCGTCGAGATCGTCCGCATCCGCCCGCAGGCGACGCCGGGCGAGGACGTCGGCGGCCTCATCGAGGATCCGTGGAAGCGCGTCGAGTGCCCGGCGAACACCGCCGGCTGCGTCGTCGAGTTCGACGATCCCGAGTTCGCCGCCGGCGACCGCGAGTTCGTCTACTACGCGCGCGCCGTGCAGGAGCCGACGCAGGCGGTGAACGCGGCGGGGCTGCGCTGCCAGTACGACGCCAGCGGCGCCTGCGTCTCGGTGAACCCGTGCTTCGGCGACTACCGCACGCCGTACGACGACGACTGCCTCGCGCCCGCCGAGGAGCGCGCCTGGTCGTCGCCGATCTTCGTGCGGCGGTGACGTCGTGGCCGACCGCGGCATGCGACTGCTCGGCCTGGGGGCGGCGATCGGGCTCGCCGTGGCCGCGGCCGGCCTGCTGCGCTCCGGGCGCCCGGGCGCGCACGACGCGGCCGACGGCGCGGTCGCGCGCGTGAACGGCGTCGCCATCCGCGCCGACGACTACCAGCGCGCGCTCGCGGGCGTCGCCGACGGGCGGCGCGAGGATCCCGACGGCGCGCTCCGCCGCCACGTCCTCGAGCGGCTCGTCGACGAGGAGCTGCTCGTGCAGCGCGGCCTCGAGCTGGGGCTCGCCCAGGTCGACCCGCGCGTGCGGCGCGAGCTGGCCGCCGCCGTGATCGCGGCCGCGATCGCCCAGCCGGGCGACGCGCCCGATCCGACGCCCGACCAGCTGGCCGCGTTCTATGCCGCCGAGCGCGGCTTCTTCGCCCGCGCCGCCCGCGTGCAGGTGCAGCGTCTGGATCGCGGACGACGCCGGCGGCGTCGCGGACCCGCGGGCGCGGCCGCGGACCGTGCGGCCGCGGCCGCGGCCCGCCTGCGCGCCGGCGACGAGGTCGCGACCGTGCGTGCCGCCGTCGGCGACCCCGAGCCGACGCCGCTGCCCGACGCGCTGCTGCCGCCGGCGAAGCTCGCCGACTACCTCGGCTCGAGCGCGCTGCGCAGCGCGCTGACGCTGCCTGTGGGCGGCGTCAGCGCGCCGCTGCGCACCAGCGGCGGGCAGGCCGTGCTCATGGTCGTCGCGCGCGAGACGGGCGAGCCGCCGCCGCTCGAGACCATCGGCGACGAGGTGCGCGCCGAGTGGAAGCGCCGCGCCGGCGAGCGCGCGCTGCGGGCGTACCTCGACGGCCTGCGGGCCCGCGCCGACGTCCAGGTGGCGGCGGCGCCGTGATCCTCCGCCTCGCCGCGCTGCTGGCGTTGCTCGCGACGGCGGTCCACGCGCACGACCGCAGCACGTCGTTCTCCACCTGGGTGCTCGGCGCCGACGGCGCCGACGTCACGGTGCGCCTGACGACGCTCGAGGCCTCGCGCCTGCCCTGGCCGGTCGGCGACGCGGCGAAGCTCGGCGACTACCTCGCCGCGCATCTCCTGCTCCTCGCGGACGAGACGCCGTGCGTTCCCGACGCGCCGCCGCGCGCGCTGGCCGCGTCGGCCGGGCGGCTCGCGCTCGAGTGGCACGTGCGCTGCGACGGTGGCGCACCGACCCGGCTCCGCAGCACGGCGTTCCTCGACGTCGCCCCCTCGCACGTGCACTTCGCGCGCGTCCGCTGGCCCGACGGCCGCAGCGCCGAGCGGCTCTTGTCCGACGGCGAGCGCGGCTGGTCGCTGGTCGATCCGGAGCCGCCGTCGTTCCTCGGCGCGGTCGCGCTCGGCGTCGAGCACATCGCGACCGGCGTCGACCACCTCGCCTTCGTGCTCGCGCTGCTGCTGCTCGGCGGCACGCTCGGCGAGACCGTCCGCCTCGTCACCGGCTTCACGATCGCGCACAGCGTGACGCTGGCGCTCGCGACGCTCGGCTGGGTGCGTCCCGAGCAGGCGCCCGTCGAGGCGCTGATCGGCCTGTCGGTGGCCCTCGTCGCCGCCGAGAACGTCTGGCTCGCCGGCGGTGCCCGCTCGCTCGCGCTGCCGCTCGGCGTCGCCGGGCTGCTGCTCGCCCTCGCCGCGCTCGGCGGCGGCACGGTGCCGCCGCTCGCGCTCGCCGGGCTGGCGCTGTTCGCCGCCTGCCACATGATCCGCCTCGGCCGCGCCGCCCATCCGCTCAGCCTGCGCTGGACGGCGGCGTTCGCCTTCGGGCTGCTGCACGGCTTCGGCTTCGCCGCCGTGCTGGTCGACGCGGCGCTGCCGCCGGCGGCGCTCGCCCGCGTGCTGCTCGGCTTCAACCTCGGCGTCGAGCTGGGTCAGGTGGCCCTGGTGCTGCTCGTGGTGCCGCTCCTCGCCCGCGCCGGGAGCTGGCGCCCGGCGCTGGTCGACGCCGGCTCGGCCGCGGTCGCCGGCCTGGGCGTCTTCTGGTTCGTCAGCCGCGCCTACGGCGGCGGCTAGAAACCTCTGTGCAGAGCGGGGGCTTCCTGTTATCGACCGGGCATGCGCTGGACGCCGGGGCGACGCAGCGAGAACCTCGAAGACCGCCGCGGCACGATCGTCCGGCGCGGCATCCCGATCGGCGTCGGCGGCATCCTCGTCCTCGGCGCCCTCAGCCTGCTCACCGGCCAGAACTTCTTCGCGATCCTCTCCGATCCGACGTTCCAGGACATGACCCAGGGCGGGGCCCGGCAGGAGGAGCGCAGCGGTCCGATCCAGTCGACGCCCGAAGAGGAGAAGCAGGTCGACTTCGTCTCCTTCGTGCTCGACGACGCGCAGGGCACCTGGGGCAAGCTCCTCCCCGGCCGCTACCGTCCCGCCAAGCTCGTGCTCTTCCGCGACGCCGTCCAGTCCGCATGCGGCTTCGCCCAGTCGGCGACCGGCCCGTTCTACTGCCCCGGCGACGAGAAGGTGTACATCGACCTCGGCTTCTACGAGGAGCTGAAGCGCCGCTTCGGCGCACCGGGCGACTTCGCGCAGGCCTACGTCCTCGCCCACGAGATCGGCCACCACGTGCAGAAGGTGCTCGGCGTCGAGGGCCGCGTACGCCGGATGCAGCAGCAGCGCCCGGACCTCCGCAACGAGCTGTCGGTGCGCATGGAGCTCCAGGCCGACTGCTTCGCCGGCGTGTGGGGCTTTGCCGCCGACCGCCGCGACGTGCTCGAGCCCGGCGACGTCGAGGAGGGCCTGCGCGCCGCCTCCGCCATCGGCGACGACCGCATCCAGCGCATGGGTGGCGGCGTGGTGCAGCCCGAGTCGTTCACGCACGGCTCGTCGGCGCAGCGGGTCGAGTGGCTGCAGAAGGGGCTGCGCTCGGGCGACCCGCAGGCGTGCGATACGTTCGGCGGCGGGTGACGGGGGAGCCCCCGCCCTTCAGCCGCTGTTGCGCAGCCCGGTCGCGAGGCCGTTCAGCGTCAGCTGGATGCCGCGCTGGACGAGCTGGCCGCGGTCGCCGCCGCGCCAGCGGCGGAGCAGCGTCACCTGCAGGTGGTTCAGCGGGTCGAGGTACGGGAAGCGATGGTGGATGCTGCGCGCGAGCGGCAGGTTGTCGGCGAGCAGCGCGGGCTGACGCGTGATCGCGAGCAGCATGTCGACCGTGCGCGCATGCTCGGCGACGATGCGCGAAAAGATGCGCCGGCCGAGCTCCTCGTCGGGCACGAGCGCGGCGTAGCGCTCCGCGATGCCGAGGTCGGTCTTCGCGAGCACCATGCCCATGTTCGAGAGGACGGTGCGGAAGAACGGCCAGCGGTCGTAGAGGTCGCGCAGGCGTGCCAGCCGGTGGGCGTGGCCCTCGACCCACGACTCGAACGCCGTGCCGGCGCCGTACCAGCCGGGCAGCATGATGCGCGACTGGCTCCAGCTGAACACCCACGGGATGGCGCGCAGATCCTCGATGCGGTCCGACGCCTTGCGCGACGCGGGTCGGCTGCCGATGTTGAGCTCGGCGATCTCGCCGATCGGCGTCGCGGCGCGGAACCACTCGACGAAGCGCGGCGTCTCGTAGACGAGCAGCCGGTACGCCGCCCGCGCCCGCTCGGCGAGCTCGTCCATCAGCGCGTATGCCATGGTCGCCTCCTCGCCCAGCCCCTCGACGTCGAGGCAGCTCGCCTCGACGGTCGCGGCGACGAGCGCCTCGAGGTTGCGGCGCGCCAGCTCGGGCTCGGCGTACTTGGCGGCGATCATCTCGCCCTGCTCGGTGATGCGCAGCGAGCCGGCGACGCTGCCCGGCGCCTGCGCCAGGACGGCGTCGTAGCTCGGGCCGCCGCCGCGGCCGACCGTGCCGCCGCGGCCGTGGAACAGGCGCAGCCGGACGTCGTGCGCCCGCGCCGCCGCAACGAGGTCGAGCTCGGCCCGATAGAGCGCCCAGTTCGCCGTCAGGTAGCCGCCGTCCTTGTTGCTGTCCGAGTAGCCGAGCATCACCTCCTGCACGCCGTCGCGTGCCAGCACCCAGCGGCGCCAGCGCTCGACCGAGAGCAGCTTGCGCAGCGTCGCGCCGGCACGGGTGAGATCGTCGATGGTCTCGAACAGCGGCACGATCTGCATCGGCAGCGGCACGGCGGCGCCGGGACGCACGATGCCCACCTCGCGCAGGAGGATTGCCACCTCGAGCACGTCGCTCACCGCGTCGCACTTCGAGATGACGTAGTTGGGCAGGGCGTCGCGTCCGACCCGATCGAGCGTCTCGGCGGCCGCGCGCAGGATCGCCAGCTCGCCCGCGGTCTGCTCGGACAGCTCGGCGTGCGGGCCGGTGAGCGGGCGCGCCGTCGCCAGCTCGCGCAGCAGCAGCTGCACGCGCGCGTCCTCGGAGAGACGGCGGTAGTCGGTCGTGACGCCGGCGAGCGCGAGCAGCTCGGCGACGACGGCCTCGTGCACCTCGGCGTTCTGCCGCAGGTCGAGGCTGCACAGGTGGAAGCCGAACACCGCCACGGCCCGGCGCAGCGAGGCCAGGCGGTCGTCGGCGATGAGCCCCGCCCCATGACCGCGCAGCGAGGCGTCGACGACGGCGAGATCGGCGGCCAGCTCGTCCGCCGTCGCGTACGCCGCGAGCACGGTGTGCGGCGCGCGCCCGGGCACCTGCCCCGTGAGCCGCACGGCCGTCGCCGCGAGCCGCGCGTACATGCCGCGCAGCGCGCGCCGATACGGCTCGTCCCGCCGGAACGGCGAATGGTCCTCCGACGCCTCGGCCAGCGCGAGCAGCTCGGGCGACGGCGTCACCAGCCGTGTCGACATCGACAGCTCGACCGCGAGGCGATCGAGCTCGCGCAGGTGGTGCGCGAGCGCCGTCGACGCCTGCCGGTCGATCGCGTGCCGGACCACGTCGGCGGTGACGAACGGGTTGCCGTCGCGATCGCCGCCGATCCACGAGCCCATACGCAGCACGGGTCGCGGCGGCGGCGGCGCATCGGGCCAGTGATGCGCCAGCTCGTCGACGAGGACGCGGTGGACCGCCGGCACCTCCTCGAACAGCGACAGGTGATAGTAGCCGAGCGCCTCGTTGATCTCGTCGCGCAGGCGCAGGCGCGACAGGCGCAGCATGGCGGTCTGCCAGAGGAGTAGGACGTGGCGCCGGAGGCTCCGCTCCCACACCACGCGCTCCTCGTCGAGCAGCACGAGGCGGTCGGGTCGCGCCAGCAGGCCCACGATCTCGCGCTGCGCGTCGAGCACCGTCTTGCGCCGCACCTCGGTCGGGTGCGCGGTGATGACGGGGCTGACGAGCGCGCCGGCGAGCACCTCGGCGACGTGCGCACCGGACACGCCCTCGCCCCGGAGCCGGTCGAACGCGCAACGCAGGCTGCCCGGCTGCGGCGGCGAGCCGGCCAGCTGGTGATGCCGGCGCCGGCGGCCGTGATGCACGTCCTCGGCGATGTTCGCGAGCAGCTGGAAGAGGATCGAGGCGCGAATGGTGTGGAGCGCGTCGCGCTCCTCCAGCGCGTCGAGGTGCGCGGCCAGGGCGTCCTCGCCGGTCCCGGCGCGCCGCGCGGCCACCGCCTCGCGCCGGGTCGACTCCACGAGCTCGAAGATGCGCGGGCCGGCCTGCTCGAGGATGACCTCGCCCAGGATGCGCCCGAGAAGGCGGATGTCGTCGCGGAGCGGCGCTTCCTTCTCGCGCTCGTCCTCGCGCGGAGCGACGGGTGAGACGTTTCCGAGCTGCATCGACGTGCCCTCGCGGCTCGGGTGTAGCGTCGCGGGTGTACCGCGTCCAGGCACGGGCCCCCCACCCGTACGCCGGCCGCGGTACACCCGCGCGCGGCCGCGGCGACGGCGTCGCGTGCCTGCCACGGTTGGTGACCAGCTAGCACGCTGTGCGCGACGGACACCACGGACGGCGTCACTCGAGCGATCGCTGCAATGCAGCTCTCGCCTCGAGTTGCGCGAGGTACCGCGCCACGTTCGGGAAGTCGTCGCCCAGGACGCCGAGGAGGCGCGCCGCCATCAGCGAGAAGCCCATCATGCAGTCGGCGGCGGAGAAGCCGCTCGCGAGGAGGTACTCGCGGTCCGCGAGCGTGCGCTCGACGAGCGCGAACGCCGCACGCGCCCGCTCGCGCGCGCTCGCGATGACCGTGGGGACGGCGTCGGCGTCGCCCTGGTACAGGCGATGCCAGACGATGACGGCGACCGGCGGGAAGGCCGTGCCCTCGGCGTAGTGCATCCACTGGAGGAACTCGGCCCGCTCCGGCGAGCCGATCTGCGGAGCGAGCCGGCCGTCGCCGTAGCGCTCGAGCACGTACTCGATCATGGCGCCCGACTCGAGCATCGTCGTGTCCCCGTCCTCGAGGACCGGGAGCTTGCCGAGCGGCGTGTCCTGCGCGAACACGCGCGCGGGGACGTTGAACGTCACGCGCCGGAGCTCGTACGGCACGCCCAGCTCCTCGAGGACCCAGCGGACGCGCACCGCCCGCGTGCGTGGCGCGAACCACAGCGTGATCATCGCGTTCCCCGGCCGGCGATCGTCGCCAGCACGCCCGAGCGCACGAGCGCGGGCCAGCCGCGCGGCCGTGCCGCCGTGGCGGCGAGGAGCGGCAGCGGGTCGAAGTACGACGCGCGCGAGCGCGCCATGCCGGCGTCGTCGAGCACGAGGTGGTCGACGGCGGGCCAGACGATCGGGCGCCCGCCCAGCGTCCCGATCAGCCGGAACGCGATGAAGAGCGCGTCCGCGGTGCCGCCCCAAGCGTCGATCTCGGCGTGCACGTCCGGGATCCACCCGAGCAGGGTTCGGAACCACGCCTCCGCCGCCGGCCGTCCGTGGACCGGCGGCGAGAGCGGCTGCGTCAGCACGACGTCCGGCCGCAGCAGCGCGTCGAGTCCCGCCGGCGACGGGGCCGCCCAGAAGCGGGCGAAGGCGTCGACGAACTCGGCCGGCGTGCGGGCCGCGTGCGGCACGGCGCCGGTCACGACCGGCCCCCGCAGCCGTACAAGCGTCTCGGCGTTCGCCTCCTCGCGCGCCGCGCTCTCGAGCAGCGCGCGGCGGACCTCCGGATCGGGCGCGACCTCGGCCAGGCGGCGGTAGACGCCGGCGCCCGCGCGCTCCAGCGATTCCAGCAGCGACTGCTGCTCGGCGGGCGACTTGCCGGCGAAGAGCGCGTTCAGCGCCTCGAACGGGCTGCGCTGCGCCTCGAGCACGGCCTGCGTCTGGGTGACGAGCGCAACGACCTTCTCGGACGGGTCCATGGCTCCGCCGTAGACGCGAGAGTGGCCTCTCACAAGAATCCACTTCCGACGGACCGGCCGAGGCCACTTTCGGGACGTGGCGCCCGCGTTCGCGAATGCGGGATTCGGCACCCTGCGAACGCCGCATCCGTGAGATCGTCGCGGCGTGGCCGCGGGCGTTCCCGGTGGCCCGGATCGTGCTCCGCCCTGCCGGATGGACGCGTGTCTCGTGCCGGGCGTCGCGGCCGGCGTACGGATCGGTCCCGGCGCGGCCCTGCGGCTCGTCCGACCGGGCCGCCGCGCCGGCAGCCGCGGCGGCGCGGCCGGCATCGCGGCACGCAGCGACCGCGTCCCCGACCGGCGGATGGCCTGCGTGCCCCCTGCGGGCGCCGGCGTCTGACGAGGTCACGGACGATGGACGTCGCCCTCCTCTCCCGCCTCCAGTTCGCCCTCACCATCATGGTGCACTACATCTTCCCGCCGCTGACGATCGGGATGGGCGTCGTGCTCGTCTACCTCGACGGTATGTGGCTGCGGACGCGCGACCCGGTCTACGGCCAGGCGGCACGGTTCTGGACGCGCATCTTCGCGCTCAACTTCGCGATCGGCGTCGCGACCGGGATCGTCATGGAGTTCCAGTTCGGCACCAACTGGGCGACGTACTCGCGTTTCGTCGGCGACGTCTTCGGCTCGGCGCTCGCGGCCGAGGGCATCTTCGCGTTCTTCCTCGAGTCGGGCTTCCTCGCGATCCTGGTCTTCGGCTGGGACCGGGTCGGGCCGCGCATGCACTTCTTCGCGACCTGCATGGTCGCGCTGGGCTCGATCTTCTCGTCGATCTGGATCGTGGTCGCGAACTCGTGGCAGCAGACGCCCGCGGGGCATCACGTCGTGCCGGTGCTGCGCGACGGCGTGCCGTGGATCGTGAACGGCGTGCCGGTGCTGCGCGCGGAGATCGTCGACTTCTGGGCGATGGTCTTCAACCCGTCGTCGGTGCACCGGCTCCTGCACGTGTGGGTCGGCTGCTTCATCATGGGCAGCTTCTTCGTGATGAGCATCTCCGCCTGGTACGTCCTGCGCGGGCGGCATCGTGCGTTCGCGGAGCGCTCGTTCCGCGGGGCGCTGGCGCTGGCGACGCTCGCCTCGCTCGGCGCGCTCGTGACCGGGCACGGGAACGCCGAGATGGTCTACCGCCATCAGCCGGCGAAGCTCGCGGCGTTCGAGGCCCACTTCCGGACCGGACCCGCCGACATGAGCGTCGTCGGCTGGCCGGATCCGGCGACGGAGTCGATGCGCTTCGATCTCGCCATCCCCGGCGGCCTCTCGTTCCTCGTCCACGGCAGCTTCGACGCGCCCGTCGTCGGCCTCGACCGCTTCCGGCCGCAGGACCGGCCGCCCGTCGTGCCGGCGTACGTCAGCTACCACCTGATGATCTCGCTCGGCGTCGGCTTCATCGGGCTGACGCTGCTGGGGTGCTTCTTCCTCTGGCGCGGCACGCTCTTCGAGCAGCGCTGGCTGCTGTGGATCTTCGTCGTCGCGGTGCTCGGCGCCGCGGTCGCGAACCAGGCGGGCTGGGTCGCCGCGGAGGTCGGCCGCCAACCGTGGATCGTGTACCCGCCGGTCGCGTGGGCGGGCAACGACGTCGTCACCGGCCCGGCGGGAACGGTCGTCTACGACGAGGCGGTGGGCCTGCGTACGGCGAACGCGATCAGCCCCTCGGTCGCGTCCGCTCAGGTGCTCGGCTCGATCCTCATGTTCGGCTTCGTCTACCTGCTGCTGCTCGCGGTCTGGCTGTACGTCCTGAACGAGAAGATCCAGCACGGCCCCGTCCCCGTCCCCGAAGCGCCACCCGCCGGCGCCGAGGGCGTCGTGGCAGCGGCGGCGGCGCGCCTCGAGCACCGCGACTCGCTGACGGGCACCGAGCCGGAGACGGTGGGGAGGCGGGCATGACCCTCGACGCGACGACGCTCCCGGTGATCTGGTTCGCGCTGCTCGGGGTGCTGCTCGCCGGCTACGCGATCCTCGACGGCTTCGACCTCGGCGTCGGCATGATGCACCACCTCGTCGCGCACGACGACAGCGAGCGCCGCCTGGTGATGAACACCATCGGCCCGATCTGGGACGGCAACGAGGTGTGGCTCGTCACCTTCGGCGGCGCGCTCTTCGCCGCCTTCCCCGAGGCCTATGCGACGGTGTTCTCGGGCTTCTACACCGCCTTCATGCTGCTCCTCTGCGCGCTCATCCTGCGCGCGGTGTCGATGGAGTTCCGCAGCAAGGTCCGTCACGCGACGTGGCGCCGCGTGTGGGACGGCGCGTTCACCGCGGGCTCTACGCTCGCGGTGCTGCTCTTCGGCGTCGCGACCGGCAACGTCATGCGCGGTCTACCACTCGACGCCCGCGGCGATTTCACCGGCTCGCTGCTCGACCTGCTGAACCCGTACGCCCTCCTCGTCGGCGTGCTGACGCTGACGCTCTTCGCGATGCACGGCACGATCTACCTCCACCTGAAGACCGAGGGCGCCCTCCGGGAGCGCACGGTGGCGTGGATGTGGCGCACGTTCGGCTGCTTCCTCGTCGCCTTCGTACTGACGACGATGTTCACGCTGGTCGCCGTGCCGCGTGCGACGCAGCATCTCGCCGACCATCCGATCCTGTGGATCGTGCCGGTGGCGAACGTCTTCGCGGTGGCGAACGTGCCGCGGGCGATCTACCGCGGCACGCCCGCCGCGGCGTTCGCCAGCTCGTGCGCGACGATCGTGGCGCTCGTCTTCCTGCTCGGCGCCGCGATCTTTCCCGACCTCGTCCCGGCGCTCGAGCCGGCGCACAGCCTGACGGTGTGGAACGCCGCCTCGAGCCCGCGCACCCTCGGCATCATGCTGCTGATCGCCGCCATCGGCATGCCGGCAGTGCT
It contains:
- a CDS encoding cytochrome ubiquinol oxidase subunit I, whose protein sequence is MDVALLSRLQFALTIMVHYIFPPLTIGMGVVLVYLDGMWLRTRDPVYGQAARFWTRIFALNFAIGVATGIVMEFQFGTNWATYSRFVGDVFGSALAAEGIFAFFLESGFLAILVFGWDRVGPRMHFFATCMVALGSIFSSIWIVVANSWQQTPAGHHVVPVLRDGVPWIVNGVPVLRAEIVDFWAMVFNPSSVHRLLHVWVGCFIMGSFFVMSISAWYVLRGRHRAFAERSFRGALALATLASLGALVTGHGNAEMVYRHQPAKLAAFEAHFRTGPADMSVVGWPDPATESMRFDLAIPGGLSFLVHGSFDAPVVGLDRFRPQDRPPVVPAYVSYHLMISLGVGFIGLTLLGCFFLWRGTLFEQRWLLWIFVVAVLGAAVANQAGWVAAEVGRQPWIVYPPVAWAGNDVVTGPAGTVVYDEAVGLRTANAISPSVASAQVLGSILMFGFVYLLLLAVWLYVLNEKIQHGPVPVPEAPPAGAEGVVAAAAARLEHRDSLTGTEPETVGRRA
- the cydB gene encoding cytochrome d ubiquinol oxidase subunit II; protein product: MTLDATTLPVIWFALLGVLLAGYAILDGFDLGVGMMHHLVAHDDSERRLVMNTIGPIWDGNEVWLVTFGGALFAAFPEAYATVFSGFYTAFMLLLCALILRAVSMEFRSKVRHATWRRVWDGAFTAGSTLAVLLFGVATGNVMRGLPLDARGDFTGSLLDLLNPYALLVGVLTLTLFAMHGTIYLHLKTEGALRERTVAWMWRTFGCFLVAFVLTTMFTLVAVPRATQHLADHPILWIVPVANVFAVANVPRAIYRGTPAAAFASSCATIVALVFLLGAAIFPDLVPALEPAHSLTVWNAASSPRTLGIMLLIAAIGMPAVLAYTAAVYWTFRGKVRLDDHSY